The following proteins come from a genomic window of Mammaliicoccus sp. Marseille-Q6498:
- a CDS encoding YolD-like family protein yields MKIINHGMPEPYCYETDYRKIPKQYLKSNIPQGRKMIKWAPFATMPQQYETINGFIEDQSKTDKPILDELALRDLNDVLTQKLFYDPPATIKYWENGYYKTIECEIKKFDSEKNKLEIIKDKEKIRMNMDCIVEII; encoded by the coding sequence TTGAAAATTATTAACCATGGTATGCCCGAACCTTATTGCTACGAAACAGATTATCGTAAGATACCTAAACAATATTTGAAGAGTAATATACCACAAGGTCGCAAGATGATTAAGTGGGCGCCATTTGCAACAATGCCACAACAATATGAAACGATTAACGGTTTTATCGAAGACCAAAGTAAGACAGATAAGCCTATCTTAGATGAATTGGCCTTACGTGATTTGAATGATGTGTTAACGCAGAAATTATTTTATGATCCACCAGCCACGATTAAGTATTGGGAAAATGGATATTACAAAACGATTGAATGTGAGATAAAGAAGTTTGATAGTGAAAAGAATAAATTAGAAATTATTAAAGATAAGGAGAAGATTAGAATGAATATGGATTGTATTGTAGAAATAATATAA